A stretch of the Bacteroidota bacterium genome encodes the following:
- the guaB gene encoding IMP dehydrogenase, protein MAADSSKFMGEGYTYDDVLLVPAYSEVLPREADITTQFTKKIKVNAPIVSSAMDTVTEYKMAIALAQEGGIGVLHKNMTIAQQADQVRKVKRSESGMISDPVVLLEVATVADALGLMKEFKIGGIPVVSKTRHLVGIVTNRDLRFEKNMKRPVREVMTSQDIITAKQGTDLKKAEQILQNYKIEKLPVVDKDNVLVGLITYKDILKVKVNPRACKDVLGRLRVAAAVGVTQDVMERVAALVKEDVDAVVIDTAHGHSKGVIDTLKKVKAEYPDLQVIVGNIATGEAALALVKAGADAVKVGIGPGSICTTRVIAGVGVPQLTAITEVAKALKGKGVPLIADGGIRFTGDIVKAIAAGASTVMMGSMFAGVEESPGETIIYEGRKFKSYRGMGSIEAMQQGSKDRYFQDVEDDIKKLVPEGISGRVPYKGNLSEVIYQLIGGLRAGMGYCGAKNIEKLQEAKFIRITNAGIRESHPHGIVITREAPNYTSR, encoded by the coding sequence ATGGCCGCTGATTCTTCAAAATTTATGGGTGAGGGTTACACCTATGATGATGTTCTACTGGTACCTGCCTATTCAGAGGTACTTCCCCGCGAAGCAGATATCACTACGCAGTTTACGAAAAAAATAAAAGTGAATGCTCCTATCGTTTCATCCGCTATGGATACGGTTACTGAGTATAAAATGGCTATCGCACTCGCGCAGGAAGGTGGAATAGGCGTGTTGCATAAAAACATGACGATCGCGCAGCAGGCCGACCAGGTGCGTAAAGTAAAGCGCTCTGAAAGCGGAATGATCAGCGATCCCGTTGTGTTACTTGAAGTTGCAACAGTGGCTGACGCGCTTGGTTTAATGAAGGAGTTTAAAATAGGAGGTATTCCGGTAGTATCAAAGACACGTCATTTAGTTGGTATTGTAACAAACCGTGATCTGCGTTTCGAAAAAAATATGAAGCGTCCGGTGCGGGAAGTAATGACGAGCCAGGATATAATCACAGCTAAACAGGGTACAGATCTGAAAAAAGCTGAACAGATATTACAGAATTATAAAATCGAAAAGCTTCCTGTTGTTGACAAGGACAATGTTTTGGTCGGGTTGATTACATATAAGGATATTTTGAAAGTAAAAGTTAACCCAAGAGCCTGCAAGGATGTTCTGGGCCGCTTACGTGTTGCCGCGGCCGTTGGAGTTACACAGGATGTGATGGAAAGAGTGGCGGCGCTGGTGAAGGAAGATGTGGATGCAGTAGTAATTGACACCGCGCATGGTCATTCAAAGGGAGTGATCGATACCTTGAAAAAAGTAAAGGCAGAATATCCCGATTTACAGGTTATTGTAGGAAATATTGCAACAGGTGAAGCCGCCCTTGCGCTTGTTAAAGCGGGAGCCGACGCGGTTAAGGTCGGGATCGGACCCGGCTCAATTTGTACAACACGTGTAATTGCAGGTGTTGGGGTGCCGCAGCTTACAGCCATTACCGAAGTGGCTAAAGCGTTGAAAGGGAAAGGCGTTCCCTTGATCGCGGATGGAGGAATTCGCTTTACCGGTGATATTGTAAAAGCAATAGCCGCGGGAGCCAGTACAGTGATGATGGGCTCCATGTTTGCGGGAGTGGAGGAGTCGCCGGGTGAGACAATTATTTACGAAGGACGTAAATTTAAATCATACCGGGGAATGGGTTCGATTGAAGCCATGCAACAGGGCTCTAAAGACCGCTATTTCCAGGATGTAGAAGATGATATTAAAAAGCTTGTTCCCGAAGGTATTTCTGGCCGGGTGCCCTATAAAGGCAATTTGTCCGAAGTGATCTATCAGCTTATAGGCGGTTTGCGTGCCGGCATGGGTTATTGCGGTGCAAAAAACATTGAAAAATTACAGGAGGCGAAATTCATCCGCATCACAAATGCGGGTATTCGTGAAAGTCATCCTCATGGAATTGTTATTACCAGGGAGGCGCCGAATTATACAAGTAGGTAA
- a CDS encoding T9SS type A sorting domain-containing protein, with translation MKNQYAKRVKWVKTFIICSGVLLISVIPQSFSQCFTATVNSVNLTCNGVCTGSATAIPQGGSGSFVYAWSNTSNSPTITGLCAGTYSVTIADAVNTTCTRVLTAVISEPPAITATITTMPATCGLSNGSVAVNSTGGTGTFTYSWTTGATSQTISGLVAGTYTVTVKDANSCTKSAVATVGNNPSPVISNLSSVNELCNGGGSGSATVTANGGTGTLTYSWSNGITATTMATGLTAGSYSVSVTDANGCVVTSAVTITEPAALNIQFTVVNTTCGQSTGSASANVTGGVPAYTYAWSNGSSAQTANNVAVGSYTVTVTDANGCSKVNVATVNCTTGIDETPNSLFMNISPNPSHGSFVLECKFDRTGGTVISLTNILGEMVMLIDNVQQAGVYKKQVDTEQLSNGIYFLVVQQNNERLVKKVIIQ, from the coding sequence ATGAAAAATCAATACGCAAAACGAGTTAAATGGGTAAAAACATTTATTATTTGTTCAGGAGTTTTATTAATATCAGTAATTCCGCAGTCTTTTTCACAATGCTTTACCGCAACGGTAAATTCTGTGAACCTTACTTGTAATGGAGTTTGTACAGGTTCGGCAACGGCTATTCCGCAAGGTGGTTCAGGTTCCTTTGTTTATGCATGGAGCAACACTTCGAATTCCCCAACTATTACGGGGTTATGTGCCGGTACTTATTCCGTTACTATAGCTGATGCTGTGAATACCACTTGCACTAGAGTATTGACTGCTGTGATTTCAGAACCTCCCGCAATAACTGCCACTATTACAACCATGCCTGCCACTTGCGGATTATCTAATGGAAGCGTGGCTGTTAACAGTACTGGCGGCACGGGAACATTCACATATAGCTGGACAACCGGTGCGACGAGTCAGACGATTTCCGGCCTTGTTGCAGGTACATATACAGTAACTGTTAAAGATGCAAACAGCTGCACAAAATCGGCTGTTGCAACTGTCGGTAACAATCCTTCTCCGGTTATTTCAAATCTGAGCAGCGTAAATGAGTTATGCAATGGAGGTGGCAGTGGTTCCGCAACAGTAACTGCCAATGGGGGAACAGGCACTCTGACTTATAGCTGGAGCAATGGAATTACAGCAACCACAATGGCCACTGGTTTGACAGCTGGTAGTTATTCTGTAAGTGTTACTGATGCCAATGGTTGTGTAGTAACCAGTGCGGTAACTATAACGGAACCTGCGGCATTAAACATTCAATTCACAGTGGTTAATACAACCTGTGGACAAAGTACCGGTTCCGCGTCTGCTAATGTTACCGGTGGGGTTCCTGCATACACCTATGCATGGAGTAATGGTTCATCGGCACAGACAGCAAATAATGTTGCAGTCGGATCATATACTGTTACGGTTACGGATGCAAATGGTTGTTCCAAGGTTAACGTTGCAACTGTGAATTGTACTACAGGCATTGATGAAACTCCCAATTCCTTATTTATGAATATTTCACCAAATCCTTCACATGGAAGTTTCGTTCTTGAATGCAAGTTTGATAGGACAGGCGGAACAGTAATTTCATTAACAAATATTTTGGGTGAAATGGTAATGCTTATCGATAATGTCCAGCAAGCCGGAGTTTATAAAAAACAAGTAGATACTGAACAATTGTCCAACGGAATTTATTTCCTGGTAGTCCAGCAAAATAATGAACGATTAGTGAAAAAGGTAATTATACAATAA
- a CDS encoding peptidylprolyl isomerase yields the protein MNTKAISFLTLAVFVLGSTAIVAQSNKDAVLMTVGDSKVTVAEFENVYKKNSGKESATEKKSLDNYIELFTNFKLKVKEAEEMKLDTSAAFKNELSGYRKQLAQPYLTDKDVNEKLLKEAYERMQTEIRASHILIKCAENALPKDTLAAFTKIMSLHDQLLGKKGAAKADFGVLAKANSEDPSAKDNDGDLGYFTALQMVYPFENVAYATKVGEISIPVRTKFGYHLIKVADRRPAQGEILVAHIMIKTPKDMTKEDSINGVKKIEEIYQKVKAGENFSELAKQFSDDKASGTKGGELPWFGTNRMPAEFEKESFALKNNGDFSGIFRTRFGWHIIKRIDKRGVAAFDDMKGDLKSKVTRDSRSQMGRTSMIAKIKSECKFKDNVKLRDEFYPVIDTNFFNGTWKSEKAAKLNKVMFALNDMKYTQTDFARYLESHQSRRAKSDVKPAIDAMYKQFVDETCIAYEESRLDQKFPEFRALMQEYRDGILLFDLTDKKVWSKAVKDTLGLKEFYEKNKQNYLWEQRAEASIYTCADEKVANEVKAMLKKNKTQKEILDVVNKKSQLNLQVESKLFLPKENSFVDANWNPGISANKKENGKIMFVEVKKLLKPEPKAFNESKGLVTADYQNYLEKEWIESLKKKYPVTVNKEVLSTIQ from the coding sequence ATGAACACAAAAGCAATAAGTTTTTTAACATTGGCAGTATTTGTTTTGGGTTCAACCGCAATTGTTGCCCAATCAAATAAAGATGCTGTTTTAATGACAGTTGGTGACTCCAAAGTTACTGTGGCCGAGTTTGAAAATGTGTATAAAAAGAACAGCGGGAAGGAAAGTGCCACCGAAAAAAAATCATTGGATAATTATATTGAATTGTTCACCAATTTCAAATTAAAGGTTAAAGAAGCCGAGGAAATGAAGCTTGATACTTCAGCTGCATTTAAAAATGAGCTTTCAGGTTATCGCAAACAATTAGCACAGCCTTATTTAACTGACAAAGACGTAAATGAAAAATTGTTAAAGGAAGCATATGAACGCATGCAAACGGAGATACGTGCCAGTCATATTTTAATTAAATGTGCTGAAAACGCCTTGCCTAAAGATACTTTGGCTGCCTTTACAAAGATCATGAGTTTACATGATCAACTATTGGGTAAAAAGGGTGCCGCAAAGGCCGATTTTGGTGTATTGGCAAAAGCTAATTCAGAAGACCCATCAGCAAAAGACAATGATGGCGATCTTGGTTATTTTACAGCTCTCCAAATGGTTTATCCGTTCGAAAATGTTGCGTACGCTACCAAGGTTGGTGAAATATCAATTCCTGTTCGTACAAAATTCGGATACCACCTGATTAAAGTGGCCGACCGCAGGCCGGCTCAGGGTGAGATACTTGTGGCACATATCATGATCAAAACTCCAAAAGACATGACTAAGGAGGATTCGATAAATGGTGTGAAAAAAATCGAAGAGATCTATCAAAAGGTAAAAGCCGGCGAAAATTTTTCGGAACTGGCCAAGCAGTTTTCCGATGATAAGGCTTCAGGCACAAAAGGTGGCGAGCTGCCCTGGTTTGGTACAAACCGTATGCCTGCCGAATTTGAAAAGGAATCATTTGCCCTCAAAAACAATGGTGATTTTTCTGGGATATTCAGAACCCGTTTTGGCTGGCATATCATTAAACGTATTGATAAAAGAGGCGTGGCTGCCTTTGATGATATGAAAGGCGACCTTAAGTCAAAAGTGACACGCGACAGTCGTTCCCAAATGGGACGCACATCTATGATCGCGAAAATAAAGAGTGAGTGTAAGTTTAAGGATAACGTGAAATTACGTGATGAGTTTTATCCTGTTATCGATACCAACTTCTTTAACGGAACCTGGAAATCGGAAAAAGCGGCAAAGCTGAATAAGGTGATGTTTGCGCTGAATGATATGAAATATACGCAGACTGATTTTGCCAGATATTTGGAGTCCCATCAGAGCAGGCGCGCTAAATCCGATGTAAAGCCTGCCATTGATGCTATGTATAAACAGTTTGTGGATGAAACATGTATTGCTTATGAAGAATCACGTCTTGATCAGAAGTTTCCTGAGTTCAGGGCACTTATGCAGGAATACCGCGATGGTATCCTGTTATTCGATCTGACTGATAAAAAAGTATGGTCTAAAGCTGTAAAAGATACTTTGGGTTTGAAAGAGTTTTATGAGAAGAACAAACAAAATTACCTGTGGGAGCAGCGTGCTGAGGCATCTATTTATACCTGCGCCGATGAAAAGGTCGCTAACGAAGTAAAAGCGATGCTGAAGAAGAATAAAACACAAAAAGAGATTCTTGATGTGGTAAACAAAAAATCCCAGTTAAACCTGCAGGTGGAATCGAAACTGTTTTTGCCAAAAGAAAATAGTTTTGTTGATGCCAATTGGAATCCCGGTATTTCGGCCAACAAAAAGGAGAATGGAAAAATTATGTTTGTTGAAGTGAAAAAGTTGCTGAAGCCGGAGCCAAAAGCGTTTAATGAATCAAAAGGACTTGTAACTGCTGATTACCAGAACTACCTGGAGAAGGAGTGGATCGAATCGCTTAAAAAGAAATATCCTGTAACAGTTAACAAGGAAGTATTGTCGACCATTCAATAA
- a CDS encoding peptidylprolyl isomerase, with protein MNLKEKYRSVFFAVLLLSTSLFTFAQSGVIDKVIAVVGNNIVTKSQLESQYLQYASAGDKTDPQLIRCKLLEQLMFQRLLLTQAQKDSIVVTDAQVEQELDRRIRYFISQFGSEQKFTEFYGKSVEEFKSDLGSDIKDLLLAQKMQAKVTEEMAVTPSEIRSYYDKIPKDSLPFINEEVEIGQIIKKPPVSAEAKKEAKDRVQALRDRIVNKGEDFAVLAALYSEDPGSASKGGRYDTLRRGAFVPEFEAAAFTLKVNEVSPVFETSYGYHIVELLDKRGEEISVRHILISPKSSPNDLVKAGTILDSIYKVIMRDSISFREAASRFSDDEESRQNGGLVTNPINGLTKFEKADLGQFDPTLAFTIDRMKPGEITKPSITTTRDGKQVYRILNLKSRSEPHAANLKDDYQKIQAAALNEKQQKAVATWIRKHLAGIYIRINDEYKGCKFDINWLANQ; from the coding sequence ATGAATCTTAAAGAAAAATATCGATCTGTTTTTTTTGCAGTGCTGCTGTTGAGCACCTCTCTTTTTACTTTTGCCCAATCGGGGGTAATTGACAAGGTTATAGCTGTTGTAGGGAATAACATTGTCACAAAATCACAGCTGGAGTCGCAGTATCTGCAATATGCCTCCGCCGGTGATAAAACAGATCCACAGCTCATTCGCTGTAAATTGCTTGAGCAGCTCATGTTTCAGCGGTTGCTTCTTACCCAGGCTCAAAAGGACAGTATTGTAGTAACCGATGCGCAGGTTGAACAGGAATTGGACAGGCGCATCCGCTATTTCATCAGCCAGTTTGGCTCGGAGCAAAAGTTCACGGAGTTTTATGGGAAATCAGTGGAAGAATTTAAAAGTGATTTAGGCAGTGATATTAAAGACCTTTTGTTGGCACAGAAAATGCAGGCTAAGGTCACAGAAGAGATGGCAGTAACGCCTTCCGAAATAAGGAGTTATTATGATAAGATACCGAAAGATAGTTTGCCATTTATTAATGAGGAAGTTGAAATAGGACAGATCATTAAAAAACCTCCTGTTTCTGCCGAAGCAAAAAAGGAGGCCAAAGACCGTGTGCAGGCTTTAAGAGATCGTATTGTAAATAAAGGAGAGGACTTTGCTGTATTAGCGGCTTTGTATTCTGAAGATCCGGGTTCGGCATCCAAGGGTGGAAGGTATGATACGTTAAGACGAGGAGCTTTTGTTCCGGAATTTGAAGCTGCGGCTTTTACACTTAAAGTAAATGAAGTTTCTCCTGTATTTGAAACAAGTTATGGATATCATATTGTTGAATTGCTTGACAAACGTGGCGAGGAGATCAGCGTACGTCATATTCTTATATCGCCCAAATCTTCTCCGAATGACCTGGTAAAAGCCGGAACTATTCTTGACAGTATTTATAAGGTTATCATGCGTGATTCTATTTCTTTTCGTGAAGCGGCATCCCGTTTTTCGGATGATGAGGAAAGCCGCCAGAACGGAGGGCTTGTGACCAACCCGATCAATGGCCTTACAAAATTTGAGAAAGCCGACTTAGGTCAGTTTGACCCAACACTTGCTTTCACAATTGACCGTATGAAACCCGGTGAAATAACAAAGCCGAGTATTACAACAACCAGGGACGGGAAACAAGTATATAGAATTTTAAACCTGAAAAGCCGGTCGGAGCCACATGCCGCTAATTTAAAAGATGACTATCAGAAAATTCAAGCGGCGGCATTGAATGAAAAACAACAGAAAGCAGTCGCTACCTGGATACGCAAACATCTGGCCGGAATATACATTCGTATTAATGATGAATACAAAGGCTGTAAATTTGATATAAATTGGTTGGCAAACCAGTAA
- a CDS encoding AAA family ATPase, with translation MSYKSDVEAVDAFNIKYKELTKEIARVIVGQDEVVKDVLISVFSKGHCLLIGVPGLAKTLLVNTIADVLGLTYNRIQFTPDLMPSDIIGTEILDETRHFKFIRGPLFANIILADEINRTPPKTQAALLEAMQERAVTTAGKRYELDLPFFVLATQNPIEQEGTYPLPEAQLDRFMFNVLLDYPKYEEEIMVVKNTTSDAKVQLEKILTINEIVYFQNLVRRVPITDNVLEYAVKLVRQTRPEGNEAPEMVKNYISWGAGPRASQFLAIGAKCNAILNGKYAPDIEDVKSVALAILRHRMVRNYKAEAEGISIDTIITSLLK, from the coding sequence ATGAGTTATAAATCGGATGTAGAAGCAGTAGATGCTTTTAATATAAAATATAAAGAATTAACAAAAGAGATCGCCAGGGTTATTGTCGGACAGGATGAAGTGGTGAAAGATGTATTGATCTCGGTATTCAGTAAGGGGCATTGCCTGTTAATCGGGGTGCCCGGACTGGCAAAGACACTTTTGGTAAATACTATTGCAGATGTATTAGGACTTACTTATAACCGCATACAGTTCACGCCCGATCTTATGCCTTCGGATATTATTGGTACAGAGATACTGGACGAAACCCGCCATTTCAAATTCATAAGAGGTCCTTTATTCGCTAATATCATCCTCGCCGATGAAATTAACCGTACTCCGCCCAAAACACAGGCTGCTTTGCTGGAAGCTATGCAGGAACGCGCAGTAACAACAGCAGGAAAGCGTTATGAACTGGATCTGCCATTTTTTGTTTTGGCTACGCAAAATCCAATAGAGCAGGAGGGAACTTATCCATTGCCTGAAGCACAGCTTGACCGTTTTATGTTCAATGTGCTGCTTGATTATCCAAAGTATGAAGAAGAAATTATGGTAGTAAAAAATACCACATCGGATGCTAAAGTGCAGTTAGAAAAGATACTTACCATAAACGAGATTGTTTATTTCCAGAACCTGGTAAGACGTGTTCCTATTACCGATAATGTGTTGGAGTATGCTGTTAAACTGGTGCGCCAGACACGCCCGGAGGGTAATGAAGCGCCGGAAATGGTAAAAAATTATATTTCATGGGGAGCAGGCCCGCGTGCATCACAGTTTCTTGCAATAGGAGCAAAGTGCAATGCTATTTTAAACGGCAAATACGCGCCCGACATTGAAGATGTGAAATCTGTGGCGCTTGCCATACTTCGCCACCGCATGGTACGCAATTACAAAGCCGAAGCGGAAGGCATCAGCATTGATACGATCATTACCAGCCTGCTTAAGTAA
- the bshC gene encoding bacillithiol biosynthesis cysteine-adding enzyme BshC, whose amino-acid sequence MNKSTISISQTGVFSDIFVDYIEGQPALKPFYKYTPDVSSFKQAIADKSKESIDRKLLVEVLQEQYSAFNLKPETLNLKQLEEPNTFTVCTGHQLCLFTGPLYFIYKIISTINLAEELKKSYPAYNFVPVYWMATEDHDFEEINHANIFGKKIVWDKESAVGNRHIAAGRIGTGSLTKVIEELKLIVGDTASAKQLITLVEQSYLSNSNLADATRYLVHNLFGKYGLIIVDANDTRLKKQFAEIIKDDLVNQKNYKIVNSTIKQLSGLKYRSQVNPRELNFFYLKDGERRRIVNAGLTSLDGNTEVALTPEMLKEIDTNPERFSPNVVLRPLYQQKILPNLAYVGGPGEIAYWLEYKAMFEYHKINFPVLVPRNFVMIIDHKSALQWNKLGFKSEDYFRDADGLIKEHILKHSQIQLSLEAEQKQLEGLYAKIAAQAEQIDPTLKTAVLAEQQKGINALRSIEAKLLKAEKQKSEIVVNQIKKIKEKLFPGGVLQERYDNFIAYYLIYGEEFIDILKKELTSFDAKLIVLSE is encoded by the coding sequence ATGAATAAGTCAACAATAAGCATCAGCCAAACCGGCGTGTTCTCCGATATTTTTGTTGATTACATTGAAGGCCAACCTGCTCTCAAGCCCTTTTATAAATACACTCCTGACGTTTCTTCCTTTAAACAGGCTATTGCCGATAAAAGCAAAGAGTCAATAGATCGTAAACTTTTGGTTGAGGTTTTGCAGGAACAATATTCCGCTTTTAACCTGAAACCTGAAACCTTAAACCTTAAACAGCTCGAAGAGCCGAACACGTTTACCGTTTGTACCGGCCATCAATTATGCCTGTTCACCGGCCCGCTTTATTTTATTTATAAAATTATCAGTACCATTAATCTCGCTGAAGAATTAAAAAAAAGCTATCCCGCTTACAACTTTGTACCTGTTTACTGGATGGCTACTGAGGATCACGATTTCGAAGAGATAAATCACGCGAATATTTTTGGAAAGAAAATTGTTTGGGATAAGGAATCCGCTGTGGGAAACAGGCATATTGCCGCCGGCCGTATTGGGACCGGATCACTTACAAAAGTTATTGAGGAACTTAAACTCATTGTTGGTGACACAGCCAGCGCGAAACAGCTCATTACACTAGTTGAACAGTCATATTTGAGCAACAGTAACCTTGCGGATGCGACGCGTTATCTGGTACATAACCTGTTTGGGAAATACGGACTTATTATTGTTGACGCGAATGATACAAGACTTAAAAAACAATTCGCTGAAATAATTAAAGACGATCTGGTTAATCAGAAAAATTATAAGATCGTTAACTCAACAATCAAACAACTAAGTGGTTTAAAATATAGATCACAGGTCAATCCGAGAGAGTTGAATTTTTTTTACCTGAAAGATGGAGAACGCAGGCGAATTGTAAATGCCGGTTTGACGTCACTGGATGGTAATACAGAAGTTGCGTTGACCCCGGAAATGCTTAAAGAAATTGATACAAACCCGGAACGTTTTAGTCCCAATGTTGTATTGCGCCCTTTATACCAGCAAAAAATATTACCTAACCTGGCTTATGTGGGCGGGCCGGGAGAAATAGCCTATTGGCTGGAGTATAAAGCCATGTTCGAATATCATAAAATCAATTTTCCGGTATTAGTGCCGCGTAATTTTGTAATGATCATTGATCATAAATCTGCATTGCAATGGAATAAATTGGGTTTTAAATCCGAAGATTATTTTCGGGATGCAGACGGTCTCATAAAGGAACATATTTTAAAGCACTCTCAGATCCAATTATCACTTGAAGCTGAACAAAAACAATTGGAAGGACTATATGCTAAAATTGCCGCTCAGGCGGAGCAAATTGATCCTACATTAAAAACGGCAGTTTTGGCTGAACAGCAAAAGGGGATCAATGCCCTTAGATCTATAGAAGCAAAATTGCTGAAAGCAGAAAAGCAAAAAAGTGAAATAGTCGTCAATCAAATAAAGAAAATAAAAGAGAAGTTGTTTCCCGGCGGAGTATTGCAGGAGCGGTACGATAATTTTATTGCTTATTACCTTATTTATGGTGAGGAATTTATTGATATACTTAAAAAGGAACTAACTTCTTTTGATGCAAAGTTGATTGTGCTTTCAGAATAA
- the prmC gene encoding peptide chain release factor N(5)-glutamine methyltransferase, with product MRIPSNHIRSITRFFHDELAGSYSAEEVENFIFYSFEHYLGFYRTDLSLKANDTITESELLKFNDVVKRLKRQEPIQYILGETWFYGLKLNVNPAVLIPRPETEELVDWIVKEVGSLPAGQAGRKSEGRSVGSILDVGTGSGCIAIALKKNIPNAEVFALDISEEALDVARQNATINNVDVNFIQTDILENKLLFQHFNSFDIIVSNPPYILRSEKQSMEANVLEHEPHVALFVNDNDPLLFYRTIVQFTQKHLADAGKLFFEINEAQADEVRNLLLQSGFKNVVVKKDLSGKERMVRAEK from the coding sequence ATGCGTATCCCCAGCAACCATATCAGATCAATTACCCGGTTTTTTCACGATGAGCTTGCCGGCTCGTATTCTGCAGAGGAGGTCGAAAATTTTATTTTTTACTCTTTTGAACATTACCTTGGTTTTTACCGAACCGATCTTTCGTTAAAAGCAAACGACACAATTACAGAATCTGAGCTTCTTAAATTCAATGATGTTGTAAAAAGGTTAAAGCGACAGGAGCCGATTCAATATATTTTGGGTGAAACATGGTTTTATGGGTTGAAGTTGAATGTAAATCCTGCTGTATTGATACCTCGTCCCGAGACAGAAGAATTAGTGGATTGGATTGTTAAGGAAGTCGGAAGCCTGCCTGCCGGACAGGCAGGTCGGAAGTCGGAAGGCCGAAGTGTTGGAAGTATTTTGGATGTTGGAACAGGGAGCGGGTGTATTGCTATTGCATTGAAAAAAAATATTCCGAATGCTGAAGTGTTTGCTTTGGATATTTCAGAGGAGGCGCTTGATGTAGCCCGGCAAAACGCGACAATTAATAATGTCGATGTAAATTTTATTCAGACGGATATTCTTGAAAATAAGCTGTTATTTCAACATTTCAATTCCTTTGATATTATCGTTTCCAATCCTCCTTACATACTCAGGTCCGAAAAACAGTCTATGGAGGCCAATGTGTTAGAGCATGAACCGCATGTAGCATTATTTGTGAATGACAATGACCCCTTGTTGTTTTACAGAACAATTGTTCAGTTTACTCAAAAACATTTAGCTGATGCCGGAAAATTATTTTTTGAGATCAATGAAGCCCAAGCTGATGAGGTAAGAAACCTTTTATTGCAAAGTGGTTTTAAAAATGTTGTGGTAAAGAAAGATTTAAGTGGGAAGGAGAGGATGGTCAGAGCTGAGAAATAG
- a CDS encoding transposase has product MVSLLILKQVRNLSDESVVEQWAENSYYQYFSGEIFFVQTTHVFQLNWWSSPNVLEQKGWS; this is encoded by the coding sequence ATGGTATCATTGTTAATACTGAAACAGGTCAGAAATTTAAGTGATGAATCAGTAGTGGAGCAGTGGGCCGAGAACAGCTACTACCAATACTTTAGTGGCGAAATTTTTTTTGTTCAAACTACCCATGTGTTCCAACTGAATTGGTGGAGTTCCCCAAACGTATTGGAACAGAAGGGGTGGAGTTGA